ATTGTTATAATAGGTAATATAGAAATTAGCAGACGATATTATGGTATCTACGAGAGGCAGATCTGCTCTCAGAGTCATAGGCTGGGGCTTTTGTGCTATTCATAGATGGCAAAACCATAACTGCGGCAGTATAATGAAATATATGCGCTTACAAGGGGGATACGGATATCAACACGGTAATTTATTACTATTCAGCAACAGGGAATTCACTATATACAGCGAGGGCTTTGCAAGAGTTGCTGCCGGAGGCGGAGCTTCGGTATATTCCTGAGGCGCTGGCAGAGGACAGCCCTTCTGTCAATGCGGAATGCGTGGGCTTTGTGTTTCCCATGCATTACTTTGGTCTGCCGCTTCAGGTGGAGGAGTTCCTGGAGAAGCTGACCATCTATGAATCTCCCTATACCTTTGCCATAGCCACCTGCGGTGTGCCCTACTGGGGGAGGCCTTTCCTGGATGCCGAGGCAATACTGGCTAAGAAAAACAGGAAACTTCATGGCAAGTGGTATGTGCGGCTGGTATCCAATTATATTCCCTACCGGGATATTGCCGCTGACTGGCGCATAAGCATCAGAGCTTGGCTGGCGAAGCGAAAAATCCGCAAGATTGCAGATGCTGTAAAAAACAAGGAACCCCATGATACATGGCAGCTTTTGCGGAAGTTTTGCCAGAGGTATCACGAGGATTGGCGGGCACGTCAGGAAAGGATTGACGAGGCATTCCTGTGTGACAAGGAGAAATGCACGTCATGCGGCCTGTGTGAGAAAATCTGCCCCAGAGGAAATATAGAGAGGCCGGAGGGATTTCCGGTGTGGCAGCATAGGTGCGTGGAATGCCTGGGGTGCCTCCATATCTGCCCGGTGAAGGCCGTAGATTTCGGAGAAGTCACCAAGGGGAGGAAGCGCTACAGACATAAGGAAATAAAAGTGACAGAGTTGATTAAGTCAGGAAAATCCAGGGGGTGAAGGTGAATGAATCTCATGGAAATACCCTTTGATGCAATAGATGGGGTTATGGTGGGCAATGCCCAGAGCGAAGAGGGCAAGACAGGGGTTACTGTCTTGTGCTTCAAGAAGGGAGCAAAGACCGGTGTAGATATAAGCGGCGGTGGTCCGGCCTCCAGAGAGACACCTGTCCTGGATCCCACCAGAGAAGATATTGGCATTCATGCCATAGTACTGTCTGGGGGCAGTGCCTACGGTCTGGCTGCTGCTGATGGGGTTATGAAGTGCTTGGAAGATAATGGCATAGGCTATGATACGGGCTTTGCCCTGGTTCCCTTGGTAGTACAGAGCAGCATTTATGACCTGTCCTATGGTAGTGCGAAAATCAGGCCGAACAGCAGGATGGGGTATGAGGCTTGCCAAAACGCCTTGCTGAAAAGCCAGCCCATAAGCGGCTCTGTTGGTGCGGGCAAAGGCGCTACCGTAGGAAAGCTCAAGGGCATGAGGCAGTCTCAGAAAAGTGGTATCGGATACTATGCTGTGCAGGCGGGAAACTTGAAACTGGGAGCTGTGGTAGTGGTGAATGCCCTGGGTGATATATACGTCGAGGGGCAAAAAGCAGCCGGTCTCATGAATGAAGAACGTACCGGCTTCATTGACAGTGTACAAGAGCTGTATCGCATAGCTGCCCCAAAAGATTTGCTGTCCCGTACCAATACAACCATAGGAGCCATTGTAACTAACGGCAAGTTTGACAAGTCGCAGCTGACCCGCATTGCAGCTCAGGCAGGAAATGCCTATGCGCGGTGCATAAATCCTGTAGGTACCTTGGCGGATGGGGACACAATATATGCTTCGTCATGTGGGGAGCCTGTGGAGGCCGATGTGAACATGGCAGGAACTATGGCGGCAGAGGTGATGGCCAACGCCATCAAAAATGCCATAGAGTCCTCAAAGATGGAGGATGCGGAGTATCTGAAATGCTGCCTGAATCTGCCAGTATGTCAGTGACCTTCATGGAATAGCCTCCTTTGTGACAGAATGGTCAGCCATGATTCCAGGAAATGTTTTTGGCGCCTGATGGTACATTTACCATATCGTTGAAAGCAATGCTCTTGGCCGTGGCTTCGGCTGCCTCTGCCGGAGTGGAAGCCGGGTTGCGGCGGATCTCATATACTTCATGGGAGGCTTGCTTGATGGCGTAAGAATTGGGGGGATGGAACTGCAATTCCGTCTTGTTCCCTCCAGTCTTGTGTTATCAAGTGTTGCGAACAATATGAAGCATAGGAGGAGTAAATGAAAACAAGATGGTTGCTTATGAAAACTAAATGAAATAATATATTGAAAACATGAATGTACTCCTTGTAATGTGAGTCAGGGATAAGGTCAGATGGTTGAAATAGGGAGATACAGGGTATATCATAAGAAATAGAAGAACAGATGACAGGAGGAAGCGCGGTATGAAAAAATCCATGTTTAAGAAAATAGCTGTGGCCGGACTGATGGCCATGGGAATTATGGGCTGTGGAGTTAGTACTGGGATGGCGCAGAGCCGGGACATAACCATTGATGGCGATCATGGCAAGCTCTCTGCAACGCTCCAGACACCAGAGGGATATAAGGAGTACCCCCTGGTGATTATCATGCACGGTTTCACTGGCAACAAAGATGAGGCTTTGTTGACTACTCTGGCTGATGATCTGGAGAAAGATGGAATTGCCTCTCTGCGCTTTGATTTCAACGGTCACGGCAAAAGCGAAGGCCGTTTCCAGGATATGACGGTGCCTAATGAGATTGAGGATGCCAAGCATGTATACGAGTATGCCAGCAAACTGCCTGGTGTTACTTCCGTATCTATGGCCGGTCATTCACAGGGAGGCGTAGTTACCAGCATGACTGCTGGTATACTGGGGACGGCCAAGGTGAAGAGTATAGCTCTCATGGCACCGGCAGCAGTGCTGAGGGAGGATGCTATCCGTGGCCAAATCTTCGATAAACACTATGATTCACTGAATCCTCCTGCTGCTATTGATATTTTCAAGGGTCTGAAACTGGGAGCTGATTATGTACGGACAGCCAGGAATCTGCCTATATACGAAACGGCATCGCAGTATCAGGGGTCGGCTTTTATGATTCATGGTACCGGGGATATTGTGGTGCCATATACCTACAGCCTGAGGTATCAGAGAATCTACTTTAACGGACAGGTGAAGTTAGTGGAAGGTGAAGACCACGGGTTCTCCAAGGATACCAAGGGGGCAGCTAAGGCAGTGGCGGATTTCTTTTGCGGGCAGTTGAAGAAGTGATGGATTAGGTCACATAATAGCGGCGTTGTTATTTGAATAAGCGGAACGGCAGGGGAGGTAAACCTGCCGTTTTTGATGGGATTGTAATGATGGTGGGATTGGAAGCCTTGATAATCAGTTTTTGACAAGGAAGGTATGGCATATTTTATGAACACGAAGCAGATTGCTATTATTACCGGCGCTTCCAGCGGTTTGGGGGCAGGATATGCCCGGCAGCTTGACGAGGAGGGGCTGTCTGAGATATGGCTTATAGCCAGGCGGGAGGACAAGCTTGTGGCACTGGCAGACAGTCTGGGCACCGCTTGCAGGTGTCTGTCGTTAGACCTGACGGATAAAGAGGATTTGGAGGATTTGGGACGAAATTTGTCGGCAGAGGGCAGTAAGGTTCAGATATCGTATCTGATAAATGCTGCAGGTTTTGGCTGCATTGGCCTCAGCCGGGAGTGTCCCAGGGAAAAACTCCAGCAGATGGTGGACCTCAACTGCCGGGCAGCCGTGGCTTTGACAGAGATGTGCGTTCCTTACAT
This genomic interval from Selenomonas sp. AB3002 contains the following:
- a CDS encoding SDR family NAD(P)-dependent oxidoreductase; translated protein: MAYFMNTKQIAIITGASSGLGAGYARQLDEEGLSEIWLIARREDKLVALADSLGTACRCLSLDLTDKEDLEDLGRNLSAEGSKVQISYLINAAGFGCIGLSRECPREKLQQMVDLNCRAAVALTEMCVPYMASGSHILQIVSCSAFQPIPNLAVYAASKAFLLSYSRSISVELKDLGIMVTAVCPFWIKDTEFVAKARETDKRGAYFDMPGATTVDRVVQKSLLAASRGKVVCTPDPVSSLHRIVASLLPHGLLARICK
- a CDS encoding EFR1 family ferrodoxin (N-terminal region resembles flavodoxins. C-terminal ferrodoxin region binds two 4Fe-4S clusters.), giving the protein MYYYSATGNSLYTARALQELLPEAELRYIPEALAEDSPSVNAECVGFVFPMHYFGLPLQVEEFLEKLTIYESPYTFAIATCGVPYWGRPFLDAEAILAKKNRKLHGKWYVRLVSNYIPYRDIAADWRISIRAWLAKRKIRKIADAVKNKEPHDTWQLLRKFCQRYHEDWRARQERIDEAFLCDKEKCTSCGLCEKICPRGNIERPEGFPVWQHRCVECLGCLHICPVKAVDFGEVTKGRKRYRHKEIKVTELIKSGKSRG
- a CDS encoding P1 family peptidase, translated to MNLMEIPFDAIDGVMVGNAQSEEGKTGVTVLCFKKGAKTGVDISGGGPASRETPVLDPTREDIGIHAIVLSGGSAYGLAAADGVMKCLEDNGIGYDTGFALVPLVVQSSIYDLSYGSAKIRPNSRMGYEACQNALLKSQPISGSVGAGKGATVGKLKGMRQSQKSGIGYYAVQAGNLKLGAVVVVNALGDIYVEGQKAAGLMNEERTGFIDSVQELYRIAAPKDLLSRTNTTIGAIVTNGKFDKSQLTRIAAQAGNAYARCINPVGTLADGDTIYASSCGEPVEADVNMAGTMAAEVMANAIKNAIESSKMEDAEYLKCCLNLPVCQ
- a CDS encoding alpha/beta fold hydrolase, translating into MKKSMFKKIAVAGLMAMGIMGCGVSTGMAQSRDITIDGDHGKLSATLQTPEGYKEYPLVIIMHGFTGNKDEALLTTLADDLEKDGIASLRFDFNGHGKSEGRFQDMTVPNEIEDAKHVYEYASKLPGVTSVSMAGHSQGGVVTSMTAGILGTAKVKSIALMAPAAVLREDAIRGQIFDKHYDSLNPPAAIDIFKGLKLGADYVRTARNLPIYETASQYQGSAFMIHGTGDIVVPYTYSLRYQRIYFNGQVKLVEGEDHGFSKDTKGAAKAVADFFCGQLKK